One part of the Sebastes fasciatus isolate fSebFas1 chromosome 8, fSebFas1.pri, whole genome shotgun sequence genome encodes these proteins:
- the ube2t gene encoding ubiquitin-conjugating enzyme E2 T, whose amino-acid sequence MQKASRLKRELQMLSTEPPPGITCWQTEEQIDDLRAQIVGGTETPYEGGLFSLEIKVPERYPFEPPKMRFLTPIYHPNIDNSGRICHDALKLPPKGAWKPSLNISTVLTSIQLLMAEPNPDDPLMADISSEFKYNKQLFTEKARKWTQEHAVQKNTGVVEGDKENIPDQKASSRKREAFGAQQEADKSAKKSCV is encoded by the exons ATGCAGAAGGCTTCCCGTTTGAAGCGTGAACTTCAGATGCTGAGCACCGAGCCACCTCCCGGGATAACATGCTGGCAGACCGAGGAACAGATAGACGACCTCCGGGCAC AGATAGTGGGTGGAACAGAGACCCCATATGAAGGTGGACTCTTCTCCTTGGAGATCAAGGTCCCAGAGAG GTACCCATTCGAGCCTCCCAAAATGCGATTCTTGACCCCCATCTACCACCCAAACATTGACAATTCAGGACGCATCTGCCATGATGCCCTCAAACTCCCACCAAAG ggTGCCTGGAAGCCATCCTTAAACATCTCTACAGTCCTCACCTCCATTCAGCTGCTCATGGCTGAGCCCAATCCAGATGACCCACTCATGGCTGATATA tcaTCAGAGTTCaaatacaacaaacagctgttcACAGAGAAGGCCAGGAAGTGGACACAAGAACATGCTGTTCAGAAGAACACG GGTGTTGTGGAGGGCGACAAAGAAAATATTCCAGATCAGAAAGCTTCATCCCGCAAAAGAGAGGCTTTCGGTGCGCAGCAGGAGGCGGACAAGTCAGCTAAGAAAAGCTGCGTGTAG